The genomic region TGTCGCAGCTCCGCCCGCTCGATCTCCACTACCGGCGCCGCGGGACGACCGCGCGTCAGCTCTCCGAGGCCCGGTCCATGCTGGAGCAGGAGGCGGTTGCGCTCGCTGCCGAGCGCGCCGATGCGGCCGATATCGCCCGGCTTGAAGGCGCCCTTGAGCGCGTCGAGCACAGTCGGACCCCGCTGGACCGGGTGCGCTACGACCTGGGATTCCATCTGGCCCTCGTCGCTGCGAGCCACAACCCCGTCATCGAGGCGATGTTCGCCTCCATCGCGAGCCTCGCGGTCGAGCTGATGGTGCGCAGCGTCGGCGATCCCGAGGTCGTGCGCCGGAGCGAGCCCTTCCACCGCATCGCCTTCGAGGCGGTCCGGCGGCGCGACGCCGCGGCCGCCCGGGCGGCGATCCATGCTCATCTGCGGGTGGCCAGCGAGACGTATGGTCTGGACTTCGATCGGAGTCTCGACACGACCGCCGCGCGGGCGCTGCGGATGGTCGGTTCGGCGGCCGGACTCGACGAGTTCGTGCGCAGCGTCCTGCCGGACCACGACACTCCGGGGAGTTGAGAAATGCGGGATCGGGTCGTGGCGGTCGCGTTGGTCGCGCCCGCGACGCTCGCCAGCCTCCTCTTCGTCTATGTCTTCATCGCCTGGACCGGGTTCGCCTCCCTGACCGGCTGGAATCAGATCAGGCCACTGCGGAACTTCCTGCCAGACTTCCCGCTGGTCGGCCTGGACAACTACCGCTCGCTCTTTGCGACGCCTCGCTTCTGGCCCAACGACATCGTCAACACGGCGGTCTTCACCGTCGTGTTCGTCACCGCGTGCCTCGCCGTCGGCCTGCTGCTCGCGATCCTCCTCGATCAGCGGGTGCGTGGCGAGGCGCTCTTCCGCAACATCTTCCTCCTGCCGATGGCGCTCTCCTTCGTGGTCACCGGCACGATCTGGTCGTGGATCCTGAACCCTCAGACGGGGATCAACCAGCTCGTGGATCCGCTCGGCGCGGATGTCGCGCGACGGGCGTTGCTGGGCGTCGGGTTCCTGCAGCCGCTCTGGGGCGCCCTCGACGCGCTCCACATCAACATCGTCCGACCCGGCCTCACGGCAGACCCGCGGGCCGCTCTTGGCGGTGTGGCCATCGCGGCGGTCTGGCAGATGTCGGGCTTTGCGATGGCCATGTTCCTGGCGGGCCTGCGCGGCATCCCCGAGGAAGTCAGAGAAGCGGCCCGGGTGGACGGCGCCTCCGAGTGGCAGATCTACCGGCGGGTGCTCATCCCGTTGCTGCGGCCGGTCGTGGTGAGCATCGTCGTCCTGCTCGCGTATGTCGCGCTCAAGATCTTCGACCTCGTCTTCGTCATGACCCGAGGCGGACCCGGCGTGTCGACCGACTTCCCATCGATCTTCCTGTTCGACAGTGCGTTCGGAGGC from Chloroflexota bacterium harbors:
- a CDS encoding FadR family transcriptional regulator, producing MSQSSGRSPDLIADDLADEILSGRLGAGEKLSSERQLALHYEASRPIVREALRTLVERGLVEVVAARGTFVRSDPDMSQLRPLDLHYRRRGTTARQLSEARSMLEQEAVALAAERADAADIARLEGALERVEHSRTPLDRVRYDLGFHLALVAASHNPVIEAMFASIASLAVELMVRSVGDPEVVRRSEPFHRIAFEAVRRRDAAAARAAIHAHLRVASETYGLDFDRSLDTTAARALRMVGSAAGLDEFVRSVLPDHDTPGS
- a CDS encoding sugar ABC transporter permease, with the translated sequence MRDRVVAVALVAPATLASLLFVYVFIAWTGFASLTGWNQIRPLRNFLPDFPLVGLDNYRSLFATPRFWPNDIVNTAVFTVVFVTACLAVGLLLAILLDQRVRGEALFRNIFLLPMALSFVVTGTIWSWILNPQTGINQLVDPLGADVARRALLGVGFLQPLWGALDALHINIVRPGLTADPRAALGGVAIAAVWQMSGFAMAMFLAGLRGIPEEVREAARVDGASEWQIYRRVLIPLLRPVVVSIVVLLAYVALKIFDLVFVMTRGGPGVSTDFPSIFLFDSAFGGNLWARGAAVAVVMLIASAVVVLPYLRSQLRAEARG